In a single window of the Elaeis guineensis isolate ETL-2024a chromosome 6, EG11, whole genome shotgun sequence genome:
- the LOC105046862 gene encoding probable nucleoredoxin 2, with amino-acid sequence MDAPTTGDGMGLFTVLSTDVLLSPSGNKVDLKELEGKTIGLYFAANWYWKCEAFTPVLTHVYHQLKQDGSDFEIVFVSSDEDHASFERFHSLMPWPAIPFSDLQSRRSLTQRFQIEGIPSLIIINSKGELIRTDGVELINRYECRAFPFTSEKMAELEADEEAKHASQTLEKLLSLNGRDCVINHKRQVPISELVGKTVGLYFSARRCPPCTKFTSKLASIYNNLKEKNEEFEIVFVSMDRDEAGYLQCYSEMPWLALPYDSESSKALARYFDVQGIPALIIIGPDGKTVTREGRNLINLHLEMAFPFTEAQIRLLQERMDEEAKCYPSTLHHAAHRHILNLVSENTGGGPYLCCECGEQGLGWAYQCLGCGYEIHLKCGRGAEGECAET; translated from the exons ATGGACGCTCCAACTACTGGAGATGGGATGGGCCTCTTCACTGTTCTGTCCACAGATGTCCTGCTTTCTCCTTCTGGGAACAAG GTTGATCTTAAAGAATTAGAAGGAAAGACCATAGGTTTGTACTTCGCCGCAAACTGGTATTGGAAATGTGAGGCATTCACCCCAGTCTTGACCCATGTGTATCATCAGCTGAAACAAGATGGGTCCGATTTTGAAATTGTATTTGTTTCATCTGATGAAGATCATGCCTCCTTCGAGCGGTTCCATAGCTTAATGCCATGGCCTGCGATACCATTTAGCGACCTGCAATCTAGGAGAAGTCTGACACAAAGATTCCAAATTGAGGGCATTCCATCTCTAATAATAATCAATTCAAAAGGGGAACTAATACGGACCGACGGTGTGGAGCTTATCAACCGCTACGAATGCCGGGCTTTCCCTTTCACTTCAGAGAAGATGGCAGAGTTGGAGGCGGACGAGGAAGCAAAACATGCATCTCAAACTTTAGAGAAGCTTCTTTCATTGAATGGTAGAGATTGCGTGATTAATCATAAGCGGCAG GTACCAATTTCAGAATTGGTAGGGAAGACAGTAGGACTGTACTTCTCGGCTCGGCGGTGCCCTCCATGCACAAAGTTTACTTCAAAGTTGGCATCCATATATAACAACCTGAAAGAAAAGAATGAGGAGTTTGAAATAGTATTTGTTTCGATGGACAGAGATGAAGCAGGGTACTTGCAATGTTACAGTGAAATGCCATGGCTTGCATTGCCATATGATAGCGAGTCCTCCAAAGCACTGGCTCGCTACTTCGATGTCCAAGGAATTCCTGCTCTAATCATAATTGGTCCTGATGGGAAAACAGttacaagagaaggaagaaatcTGATAAACTTGCATTTGGAAATGGCATTTCCATTCACTGAAGCTCAGATCAGGCTGCTTCAAGAAAGGATGGATGAAGAAGCCAAGTGCTATCCGAGCACTCTTCACCATGCAGCTCACCGTCACATACTTAATTTGGTCTCGGAGAACACAGGGGGTGGCCCTTACTTATGCTGTGAGTGTGGGGAGCAGGGCTTGGGTTGGGCATACCAGTGCCTCGGATGTGGTTATGAGATCCATCTCAAATGTGGTCGAGGGGCTGAAGGAGAATGTGCTGAAACTTAA